AATATCAATCATTCCGTTCAGCCGTTCAATGTCATTGCGGACGATATCCATCCCGACTCCGCGCCCGGAAATATCGCTGATCTGTGCGGCTGTGGAGAAGCCGGGCCGGAAAATCAGCCGCAGCGCCTCCTCCTCCGTCATACTGTCCGCTTCCTCTGCGGTAACAATGCCCTTGCGGACCGCAGAGCGGGCGATTGCTTCGGCATCGATTCCGGCCCCGTCATCCTCAATAACCAGAATGACCTGGTTATCCTCATGGGAGGCGGCGACCCTGATCGTGCCTGCCGCATTCTTGCCGGCGGCGAGCCGGACCTCTGGAGACTCAATGCCGTGATCGGCCGCATTGCGCAGCAGATGAACCAGCGGATCGCCGAGCTCCTCGATCAGGGTCCGGTCCAGCTCCGTCTCCTTGCCTTCAAGGACCAGCTCAATCTGCTTGTCCAGCGAGCCGGACAAGTCTCTGACCATGCGCGGAAGGCGGCTGAACAGCTGCTCGATCGGCAGCATCCGCACCTTGATCATGCTCTCCTGCAGCTCTCCGGTAATCATGGCCAGATGGTCGGCAAGCTGCCCCAGCTCGTCGGTCAGCTCGCCGTTGCCGTATTGCTGGTGGAACCTGCGGTTCAGAAGGTGGAACCGGGTCTGGTCGATCACCAGCTCTCCTGCCAGGTTCATCAGCTTCTCCAGGCGGTCCACCTGGACGCGGATGGTCTGCAGTTTGGCTCTGTCAGCCGCCGCAGGTACGGCCTCCGGCGCTTCCGGGACATCCCGGTCCGCCCGTTCTGCCTGCTCCGGCAGGTGCGTCTTGGCGGGGCCGCCGGGACTCTGGTCCAAATCTGGCAGTTCTTCTATGTAGATACGTTCAACGTCCATGATGGACGAAATTTCATCTTTGAGCTGCTGGAGCGGAACTCTGGGCGCAAGCGTCCAGGATGCCTCGTCAATTCCGCTGTCATGGGCCAGGGTCCCGTCCAGCTCCGGTGTCATCTTCAGGACGGCGGCGAGGGTCCGCAGCTTGGCATCGATCAGATGAAGCCGCGGCAGCTTCATTTCACAGTCCGGCGAGAGCCATACGTGAAGGCGCAGCAGCTGCAGCGGAAGGGAAGCCCCGGCCTGCGCTGCCGGCGGCGGCGTTGCCTGCTCCTGCAGCTCTTCACCCGCGAATGCACTCAGCCTCTGTACCAGCCCGGATACATCGGTCTTCTCCCGGTCTTCTGCAGCAATCTCCCGCTGCAAGGCCCGCATTCCATCCAGCGCCTGGAAGAACAGGCGGATCAGTTCCCCTGATACGCTTCTCTCCCCGCTGCGCATCTGGTGAAGCAGATGCTCCAGATGATGGGTAACCTCCTTCAGCCGGTCATAGCCCATGGAGGCCGACGAGCCCTTCAGGGTATGGGCCGCCCGGAAGATCTGCTGGATGCCCGCCTCTGTCTCCCCGGTCTGCTCCAGCCGCAGCACCTCATCCTCGATCAGCTGCAGCTGATCCTCCAGCTCTTCAAGGAAAATTCCGCGGTATTCCGATAAATCAATCATCCTTCACCTTCTCCCCGTATGGTCATTGTGTTCAGTCCCGCAGCAGAATCTCATCCAGCTTCAGGATGCCGACCAGCTCTTCGGAGGAGAAGCCGACCCCCTTGAAGAAGGAACCGCTGACTCCCGCAATGCTGTCCGGGGCAGGCTGAATATCACTGAAGGTGGTGACCTTATTGACCTTGTCCACAATAACCCCCAGCGCTTCCTCCTGGTGATGAACGACCAGAATGCGGGTATGCTTCGTATAGGCGGTCTCTTCCAGGTCCAGCAGCACTCTCAGGCTGAGCACCGGGACAATTTTGCCGCGCAGATTAATAATGCCCTTCACATAATAGCGCCCGTT
This region of Paenibacillus sp. FSL K6-1096 genomic DNA includes:
- a CDS encoding chemotaxis protein CheW — encoded protein: MESALQKQYVEFGIGQEHYAIPISEVHEIIRMQEITEVPNGRYYVKGIINLRGKIVPVLSLRVLLDLEETAYTKHTRILVVHHQEEALGVIVDKVNKVTTFSDIQPAPDSIAGVSGSFFKGVGFSSEELVGILKLDEILLRD
- a CDS encoding chemotaxis protein CheA encodes the protein MIDLSEYRGIFLEELEDQLQLIEDEVLRLEQTGETEAGIQQIFRAAHTLKGSSASMGYDRLKEVTHHLEHLLHQMRSGERSVSGELIRLFFQALDGMRALQREIAAEDREKTDVSGLVQRLSAFAGEELQEQATPPPAAQAGASLPLQLLRLHVWLSPDCEMKLPRLHLIDAKLRTLAAVLKMTPELDGTLAHDSGIDEASWTLAPRVPLQQLKDEISSIMDVERIYIEELPDLDQSPGGPAKTHLPEQAERADRDVPEAPEAVPAAADRAKLQTIRVQVDRLEKLMNLAGELVIDQTRFHLLNRRFHQQYGNGELTDELGQLADHLAMITGELQESMIKVRMLPIEQLFSRLPRMVRDLSGSLDKQIELVLEGKETELDRTLIEELGDPLVHLLRNAADHGIESPEVRLAAGKNAAGTIRVAASHEDNQVILVIEDDGAGIDAEAIARSAVRKGIVTAEEADSMTEEEALRLIFRPGFSTAAQISDISGRGVGMDIVRNDIERLNGMIDIETVKGKGTRFRIRLPLTLAIIRGLLVNAGGATFVIPMSSVAEIIRAAQDELHSVRGRPVITARGRLVPVVWLQDLLRLPAGAGRHAASLPLIILGRGDKRLALAVDTLVGNQDIVIKSLGSYMGKTEGISGAAILGNGTIALIIDTASLFLTTGVFA